The following are from one region of the Carassius gibelio isolate Cgi1373 ecotype wild population from Czech Republic chromosome A13, carGib1.2-hapl.c, whole genome shotgun sequence genome:
- the LOC128025834 gene encoding tripartite motif-containing protein 16, whose protein sequence is MAGARSQDDFSCPLCLDLLKDPVTIQCGHSYCMSCITDCWNTEEQKRVYSCPQCRKTFSPRPALCKNVVFAGMVEKLKKRKRPADCYAGAGDVQCDVCTGRKHKAAKSCLMCLNSYCQNHLEQHESWFKGKKHSLTDATGRLQEMICKKHEKPLEVFCRTDQKCICVLCMDEHKNHNTLSAAAHRTEKQKQLKETQKTLQQRIQQREKDLEQLRETVESHKRSAQTAVEDSERIFTELIRSIERSRSELIRLIRDQEKTAVSPAVERLERLEQEINDLRRRDAELKQLSHTQDHIQFLQSFQSLSAPPEYTYVYNDPFSSVISIDGLKESAHHLRNKLENFCKEQLKKISDRVAFTNIVPRTRNDFLRYSRQLTLDPNTVNKCLCLSENNRVITGTHILQSYPDHPDRFDVYHQVLCRESVWGRCYWELEWSGCVYISVSYKSIIRKGRGDECLFGSNDQSWSLICFPDSYSFKHKNIQTALPVKPISRRIGVSDDDDDDDDDGDDDDVVRRIGVFVDHSTGTLSFYSVSDTTSLIHTVQTTFTQTLYPGFLVNYKSSLELCQGS, encoded by the exons ATGGCAGGAGCCAGATCTCAGGATGACTTTTCGTGTCCCTtgtgtctggatctcctgaaggatccagtgactatccagtgtggacacagttactgtatgagCTGCATTACAGACTGCTGGAATACGGAGGAACAGAAGAGAGTCTACAGCTGCCCTCAGTGCAGAAagaccttcagtccaagacctgctttaTGTAAGAATGTGGTGTTTGCTGGAatggtggagaaactgaagaagagGAAACGTCCTGCTGACTGTTACGCTGGCGCTGGAGATGTgcagtgtgacgtctgtactggaagaaaaCACAAAGCTGCCAAGTCCTGTCTGATGTGTCTGAACTCTTACTGTCAGAATCACCTTGAACAACATGAGAGTTGGTTTAAAGGAAAGAAACACAGTTTGACTGATgccactggacgactgcaggagatgatctgcAAGAAACATGAGAAGCCCCTTGAGGTTTTCTGTCGCACTGATCAGAAATGTATATGTGTGCTGTGCATGGATGAACATAAAAACCATAACACTTTATCAGCTGCAGCGCACAGGACAGAAAAACAG AAACAGCTGAAGGAGACACAGAAGACGCtccagcagagaatccagcagagagagaaagatctcgagcagctgagagagactgtggagtctcataag cgctctgcacagacagcagtggaggacagtgagaggatctttactgagctcatccgctccattgagagaagccgctctgagctgatacgactgatcagagatcaggaaaagactgcagtgagtccAGCTGTAGAACgactggagcgactggagcaggagatcaatgatctgaggaggagagacgctgagctgaagcagctttcacacacacaggatcacatccagttcctgcag agtttccagtctctctcagCACCACCtgaatatacatatgtatataatgATCCCTTCAGTTCTGTCATCTCTATTGATGGCCTGAAAGAATCTGCCCATCATCTGAGAAACAAACTGGAGAATTTCTGCAAAGAGCAGCTCAAGAAGATCTCCGACAGAG TCGCTTTCACCAACATTGTTCCCAGAACCAGGAATGACTTCTTACGAT attcccGTCAGCTCactctggatccaaacacagtgAATAAATGCCTCTGTCTGTCTGAGAACAACAGAGTGATCACTGGCACTCACATCCTCCagtcgtatcctgatcatccagacagatttgatgtgtatcatcaggtgttgtgtagagagagtgtgtggggacgctgttactgggagctgGAGTGGAGTGGATGTGTTtatatatcagtgtcatataagagcatcatCAGGAAGGGACGGGGTGATGAGTGTTTGTTTGGAtctaatgatcagtcctggagtttgatCTGCTTTCCTGACAGTTACTCattcaaacacaaaaacatacagaCTGCTCTCCCTGTGAAGCCCATCAGCAGGAGAATAGGAgtgtctgatgatgatgatgatgatgatgatgatggtgatgatgatgatgttgtcaggagaataggagtgtttgtggatcacagtacaggaactctgtccttctacagcgtctctgacacaacgagcctcatccacacagtccagaccacattcactcagacgctctatcctgggtttttGGTTAATTATAAATCATCATTGGAACTGTGTCAGGGTTCATGa